Proteins found in one Fusarium oxysporum Fo47 chromosome V, complete sequence genomic segment:
- a CDS encoding uncharacterized protein (expressed protein) — MLCRDEAHCGRSVTGFEFDIDIDTDSKEIPSAPGISLSLTGILNCDWQSVWHSFLAIWRLCSSGLGSFLKALNISTCGCCHLRCLASHNVSFMELRSDAQAFLCACVSVCYHDNSRILHQRVVISLILPARYSNNQTNKEAQLQSDWPSKRMDGCRSGRYKKRQGSILPSHPMLQSPERPRMIGGIRRQNAVLRLCPLSSTPWRLPHVGRGARSLL, encoded by the coding sequence ATGCTTTGCAGGGACGAAGCCCACTGCGGGCGATCCGTGACAGGGTTTGAATTTGACATTGATATTGACACTGACAGCAAAGAGATTCCCAGCGCGCCAGGTATTTCCCTGTCGCTCACCGGGATTCTTAATTGCGACTGGCAGTCAGTCTGGCACTCGTTCTTGGCTATTTGGCGATTGTGTTCCTCGGGACTCGGTTCATTCCTCAAGGCGCTGAATATATCAACCTGTGGCTGCTGTCATCTCCGGTGTCTCGCTTCCCATAATGTTTCGTTTATGGAGTTAAGAAGCGACGCTCAGGCCTTTCTGTGTGCGTGCGTGTCGGTATGCTACCATGACAATTCACGaatccttcatcaacgtGTCGTGATCTCTTTGATCTTGCCAGCCAGATATAGCAACAATCAAACCAACAAAGAGGCACAGCTTCAAAGCGACTGGCCCTCGAaaagaatggatggatgccGATCAGGCCGTTACAAAAAGCGGCAAGGATCCATTCTCCCATCACATCCGATGCTTCAATCCCCTGAAAGGCCTCGTATGATTGGCGGCATCAGACGCCAAAACGCCGTCTTGAGACTGTGCCCCCTGTCGTCTACCCCTTGGAGGCTGCCTCATGTCGGTCGCGGCGCCCGCAGCCTCCTCtga
- a CDS encoding uncharacterized protein (expressed protein), which yields MNHDPDFRTLEKYYLSLEDTLDVSGLALDEVDGDTGGHTEEMLKSGHDLAIHVLTDERARKIHGPALNALMSQMMLGGENYPALASAKELRNYKRVVLRAAIKALLAQEVQDQRREMSQTDYNERVRRLERSRLGELVLKKARRNLAAPEPIDEGESPSDEPPTAVDETTGLFIHDVEELPEQDMDDQINNTGGHGVIHRELDEGEPEANEDIPYIEAAKAFMQLILSNTMSEYRNLRKNGVPCPQCQDDDTISQELKVFDTGVPSQSY from the coding sequence ATGAACCACGATCCTGATTTCCGTACGCTCGAAAAGTACTACCTATCGTTGGAAGACACGCTAGATGTCAGCGGTCTGGCTTTAGATGAGGTCGACGGTGATACGGGTGGCCATACAGAGGAAATGCTTAAAAGTGGCCATGACTTGGCTATCCACGTCCTTACCGATGAGAGGGCCAGAAAGATCCACGGGCCAGCCCTCAACGCGTTGATGAGCCAAATGATGCTCGGTGGCGAGAACTACCCGGCTCTCGCATCCGCCAAAGAGCTTCGAAACTACAAGCGAGTGGTTCTTCGAGCCGCAATCAaggctcttcttgctcagGAGGTCCAGGATCAACGTCGTGAGATGAGTCAAACCGACTATAACGAGCGCGTACGCCGCCTGGAGAGATCGCGCCTTGGTGAACTTGTTCTGAAGAAGGCCCGGCGGAATTTAGCAGCTCCCGAGCCTATTGATGAAGGTGAAAGCCCAAGTGATGAACCTCCTACTGCGGTGGATGAGACCACTGGTTTATTCATCCacgatgttgaagaactGCCCGAGCAGGACATGGATGATCAGATAAACAACACTGGTGGTCATGGTGTGATCCACcgagagcttgatgagggCGAACCCGAAGCCAACGAAGATATCCCGTACATCGAGGCTGCCAAGGCATTTATGCAACTCATTCTGTCTAACACAATGAGCGAGTACCGGAATTTGAGAAAGAATGGTGTTCCTTGCCCTCAATGCCAAGATGATGACACAATTAGCCAGGAACTCAAGGTATTTGACACCGGTGTGCCCAGCCAATCCTACTAA